A genomic segment from Triticum dicoccoides isolate Atlit2015 ecotype Zavitan chromosome 1A, WEW_v2.0, whole genome shotgun sequence encodes:
- the LOC119291867 gene encoding monothiol glutaredoxin-S9-like, which translates to MYQAIPYSAGRLPAWPRRSEQAEADGAAGQEGALADAAARGDGGEAVRRAVAESPVLVVGRRGCCLSHVVKRLLQGLGVNPAVHEVADEAELAAAVAGDAGGEAVVALPAVFVGGRLLGGLDRLMAVHISGELVPILKDAGALWL; encoded by the coding sequence ATGTACCAGGCGATCCCCTACAGCGCGGGGCGGCTGCCGGCGTGGCCGCGGCGGTCCGAGCAGGCCGAGGCCGACggcgcggccggccaggagggcgcGCTCGCCGACGCGGCGGCGAGGGGCGACGGCGGGGAGGCGGTGAGGCGGGCGGTGGCGGAGAGCCCCGTGCTGGTGGTGGGGAGGCGCGGGTGCTGCCTCAGCCACGTGGTGAAGCGGCTGCTGCAGGGGCTCGGGGTGAACCCCGCCGTCCACGAGGTCGCCGACGAGGCCGAGCTCGCCGCGGCGGTGGCCGGGGACGCCGGCGGCGAGGCCGTCGTCGCGCTGCCGGCGGTGTTCGTGGGCGGGAGGCTCCTCGGCGGCCTCGACCGGCTCATGGCCGTGCACATCTCCGGCGAGCTCGTGCCCATACTCAAGGACGCCGGCGCGCTCTGGCTCTGA
- the LOC119291876 gene encoding uncharacterized protein LOC119291876, which translates to MDPKAAARSKRSHTVHGRRTHQTPAAAAAHKQKRAAAAAGGGGGGSSSSAPRSRNLPSNWDRFEEEPEADDAAEWAGEVAPRSKGADFAFLLEQARAQPLEERGLGAASRLASQDSPFDFMQASTSMLEAKGEGIMSWFEDDNFILEDDLAPDFEVPFLSMDLHALATKLSKIKLSQRLFMEEDLLPEDLAVASEDEDDEILIQLGTTLESDAKGSLVQHNFRDIKPGKDAVSPDHASNIHSDDPMKTHHQSECFAEEEATTSLKVIPRPMHSDTEAYTGITATVPNAGHREQSKLGMVAPEEELDMLLNSLDGTHLSSSSLDESFGSSSALVGMKINESNDKVTSSSTTSKSLALSPVDDDLDALLSETCLSVQNDGSAASSLSSRPTFDSNSNVDFRYAKQIDVTSIDDSVDDLLSNTPFCLSDQKQATPVQGQQNISNANAPPPSGSSNVSADFDLWFDSL; encoded by the exons ATGGATCCCAAGGCGGCGGCGAGGTCGAAGCGCTCGCACACGGTGCACGGCCGCCGGACCCACCAGACCCCCGCGGCGGCCGCGGCGCACAAGCAGAAGCGCGCGGCTGCCGccgccggcgggggcggcggcggctcctcctcctccgccccccGCAGCCGCAACCTCCCCTCCAACTGGGACCGCTTCGAGGAAGAACCCGAGGCCGACGACGCCGCGGAATGGGCCGGCGAGGTGGCGCCGCGGAGCAAGGGCGCCGACTTCGCCTTCCTGCTCGAGCAGGCCCGGGCCCAGCCCCTCGAGGAGCGGGGCCTCGGCGCGGCCAGCCGGCTCGCCTCCCAGGACTCCCCATTTG ATTTTATGCAGGCTTCTACATCTATGCTTGAGGCTAAAGGGGAAGGGATCATGTCCTGGTTTGAAGACGATAATTTCATATTAGAGGATGATTTAGCACCAGATTTTGAG GTGCCTTTTCTCTCCATGGATCTCCATGCATTGGCCACCAAGCTCTCAAAGATTAAGCTCTCCCAGAGACTTTTTATGGAAGAAGATTTACTACCCGAGGATCTG GCTGTTGCTTCTGAAGACGAAGATGATGAAATACTGATTCAGTTGGGCACAACATTGGAGTCTGATGCTAAAGGCAGTTTGGTTCAACATAACTTCAGGGACATAAAGCCTGGGAAAGATGCTGTTAGTCCTGACCATGCCAGCAACATTCATTCTGATGACCCAATGAAAACACATCATCAGTCGGAATGTTTTGCAGAAGAAGAAGCTACAACATCACTCAAAGTTATTCCTCGACCTATGCATTCAGACACTGAAGCCTACACAGGAATCACAGCTACTGTTCCAAATGCAGGGCATAGAGAACAGTCGAAGCTTGGGATGGTTGCTCCAGAGGAAGAGCTCGATATGCTTCTTAATTCACTCGATGGAACTCACCTTTCCAGCTCCAGCTTAGATGAGTCGTTTGGAAGTAGTTCTGCTTTGGTAGGTATGAAGATCAATGAGTCAAATGATAAAGTCACGTCTAGCAGCACCACGTCCAAATCGCTGGCACTTTCTCCTGTTGATGATGATCTAGATGCCTTGCTTTCAGAGACATGCTTATCTGTCCAGAATGATGGTTCTGCTGCATCAAGTTTATCTTCTCGCCCAACTTTTGACTCCAACAGCAACGTTGACTTCAGATATGCCAAGCAGATTGATGTAACATCTATCGATGATTCTGTGGATGATTTGCTTTCCAACACCCCTTTCTGCCTGAGTGACCAGAAACAAGCTACACCTGTACAGGGGCAACAGAACATCTCGAATGCCAACGCACCTCCACCTTCTGGATCCTCGAACGTATCGGCTGACTTTGATTTGTGGTTTGACTCACTGTAG
- the LOC119291884 gene encoding protein N-lysine methyltransferase METTL21A-like, with the protein MRFTASPVVELPVGGAVLSFEQDNDSFEVGTSVWNSSLVLVKFAERCLGDAALPFADALRFAGARAIELGAGCGPAGMGLSRLGLADLVLTDTAAVLPALRRNLRRNRRHLPRAPRLAQLHWNCPAHLAQLAAPRRYDLVVAADVVYVQESVPHLVAAMDALADAERGVVLLGYQIRSPEAHQAFWDAVPAAFPVIEKVSREHLDPEYAFEESDVFILRRRPRQ; encoded by the coding sequence atgcggttCACGGCGTCTCCGGTGGTGGAGCTGCCGGTGGGCGGCGCGGTGCTGAGCTTCGAGCAGGACAACGACTCCTTCGAGGTGGGCACCTCGGTCTGGAACTCCTCCCTGGTCCTCGTCAAGTTCGCCGAGCGCTGCCTCGGCGACGCGGCTCTGCCCTTCGCCGACGCGCTCCGCTTCGCGGGTGCCCGCGCCATAGAGCTCGGCGCCGGGTGCGGGCCCGCCGGCATGGGGCTctcccgcctcggcctcgccgaccTCGTGCTCACCGACACCGCCGCCGTCCTCCCGGCGCTCCGCCGGAACCTCCGCCGCAACCGCCGCCACCTCCCGCGCGCGCcccgcctcgcgcagctccactggAACTGCCCCGCGCACCTCGCCcagctcgccgccccgcgccgctacgacctcgtcgtcgccgccgacGTCGTCTACGTCCAGGAGTCCGTGCCCCACCTCGTCGCCGCCATGGACGCGCTCGCCGACGCCGAGCGCGGCGTGGTGCTCCTCGGGTACCAGATCCGGTCCCCCGAGGCGCACCAGGCGTTCTGGGACGCCGTTCCGGCCGCCTTCCCCGTGATCGAGAAGGTGTCCCGGGAGCACCTCGACCCGGAGTACGCCTTCGAGGAGTCCGATGTGTTCATACTCCGCAGGAGGCCGCGGCAGTGA